The following proteins come from a genomic window of Citrobacter europaeus:
- the ydfG gene encoding bifunctional NADP-dependent 3-hydroxy acid dehydrogenase/3-hydroxypropionate dehydrogenase YdfG — MIVLVTGATAGFGECITRRFIENGHKVIATGRRQERLQELKDVLGDRLYTAQLDVRNRASIEEMLDALPAEWRNIDILVNNAGLALGLEPAHKASIEDWENMIDTNNKGLVYMTRAVLPGMVERNRGHIINIGSTAGSWPYAGGNVYGATKAFVRQFSLNLRTDLHGTAIRVTDIEPGLVGGTEFSNVRFKGDDAKAEKAYENTTALTPQDVTEAVWWVASLPAHVNINTLEMMPVAQSFAGLSIHRG; from the coding sequence ATGATCGTTTTAGTAACCGGAGCAACCGCAGGTTTTGGTGAGTGCATTACGCGTCGTTTTATTGAGAATGGGCATAAAGTTATTGCCACCGGACGCCGCCAGGAGCGCCTGCAGGAACTCAAAGATGTGTTGGGTGACCGTCTCTATACTGCGCAACTGGACGTACGTAATCGTGCATCAATTGAAGAGATGCTGGACGCCTTACCTGCTGAATGGCGCAATATTGATATTCTGGTCAACAACGCGGGTCTGGCGCTGGGCCTTGAGCCTGCTCATAAAGCCAGCATTGAAGACTGGGAAAATATGATCGACACCAACAACAAAGGCCTGGTTTATATGACCCGTGCTGTTCTGCCTGGTATGGTTGAGCGCAACCGCGGTCATATTATCAATATTGGTTCTACGGCGGGCAGTTGGCCATACGCTGGCGGTAACGTCTATGGTGCAACCAAGGCGTTTGTTCGCCAGTTTAGCCTGAATTTACGTACTGACTTACACGGTACTGCGATTCGCGTCACCGACATTGAACCGGGTCTGGTTGGCGGTACGGAGTTCTCAAATGTCCGTTTCAAAGGCGATGACGCTAAAGCTGAAAAAGCTTACGAAAATACCACAGCGCTGACCCCGCAAGATGTCACTGAAGCGGTATGGTGGGTGGCGTCTTTACCCGCTCATGTCAACATTAACACCCTTGAAATGATGCCTGTGGCACAGTCTTTTGCCGGACTGAGTATTCATCGTGGCTAA
- a CDS encoding GntR family transcriptional regulator → MTVETQLNPTQPVNQQIYRILRRDIVHCLIAPGTPLSEKEVSVRFNVSRQPVREAFIKLAENGLIQIRPQRGSYVNKISLSQVQNGCFVRQAIECAVVRRAASLITDKQCYQLEQNLHQQRIAIDRKQINDFFQLDDEFHQKLALIAECQLAWDTVENIKATIDRVRYMSLDHISPPEMLLRQHHDIFAALEKHDGDAVERAMMLHLQEIGESVQLIRQENSDWFSED, encoded by the coding sequence ATGACCGTAGAAACGCAGCTCAACCCTACACAGCCAGTAAATCAACAGATTTACCGTATTCTTCGTCGTGATATCGTGCATTGTCTGATTGCGCCCGGTACCCCGTTGTCGGAGAAAGAGGTTTCCGTACGCTTTAATGTGTCACGCCAGCCGGTACGAGAAGCATTCATTAAACTGGCAGAGAATGGCCTGATTCAGATCCGTCCGCAGCGTGGCAGCTACGTGAATAAAATTTCGCTGTCGCAGGTACAAAACGGCTGTTTTGTTCGCCAGGCAATTGAATGTGCCGTGGTCCGCCGCGCCGCATCATTGATCACCGATAAACAGTGTTATCAGCTCGAGCAAAACCTGCATCAGCAGCGCATTGCGATTGACCGCAAGCAAATTAATGATTTCTTCCAGCTTGATGACGAGTTTCATCAGAAACTGGCTCTCATCGCCGAGTGCCAGCTTGCCTGGGACACCGTCGAGAATATTAAGGCCACGATCGACCGCGTTCGTTATATGAGCCTGGATCATATTTCCCCGCCAGAAATGCTGCTGCGTCAGCATCACGATATCTTTGCCGCACTTGAGAAACATGATGGCGATGCCGTTGAGCGTGCAATGATGCTGCACCTCCAGGAAATTGGTGAGTCCGTTCAGTTGATCCGTCAGGAAAATAGCGACTGGTTCAGCGAAGATTAA
- the ydfZ gene encoding putative selenium delivery protein YdfZ, producing MKTYDRNRNAITTGSRVMISDSGLTGRITAIDTDGLTAEQIRRGKTVEIEGCEGKYAPLELIRLGMN from the coding sequence ATGAAAACATACGATCGTAACCGCAACGCAATCACCACTGGCAGCCGCGTCATGATTAGCGACTCCGGACTCACAGGCCGCATTACAGCGATAGATACCGATGGCCTGACCGCTGAGCAAATTCGCCGCGGAAAAACAGTGGAAATCGAAGGGTGTGAAGGTAAATATGCCCCCCTCGAACTGATTCGTTTGGGCATGAACTAA
- a CDS encoding mannitol dehydrogenase family protein translates to MQNKLLAAKAVLPDYDRTKLVPRIVHLGFGAFHRAHQGVYADILAAEHDSDWGYCEVNLIGGEQQIADLKQQDNLYTVAEMSADAWTARVVGVVKNALHAQVDGLESVLAAMCEPQVAIVSLTITEKGYCHSPATGQLMLDNPMIAADLQNPTQPKTAPGVVVEALARRKGAGLGAFTVMSCDNMPENGHVMRNVVTAYARAVDADLAAWIEQHVTFPSTMVDRIVPAVTQDTLDKIERITGVRDPAGVACEPFRQWVIEDNFVAGRPEWEKAGAELVADVIPFEEMKLRMLNGSHSFLAYLGYLAGYQHINDCMGDENYRLAARALMLQEQAPTLKVKGVDLQHYADLLIERYSNPALRHRTWQIAMDGSQKLPQRMLDSVRWHIVHGSCFELLALGVAGWMRYVGGVDEQGQAIEISDPLLPVIQNAVRSSNEGEERVQALLAIDAIFGRELPQVERFKNQVTQAYLALLAEGAKATVAKYAAKLK, encoded by the coding sequence ATGCAAAACAAGCTCCTGGCAGCAAAGGCTGTGCTTCCCGACTACGATCGTACAAAACTGGTTCCGCGTATTGTCCATCTGGGTTTTGGCGCGTTTCACCGCGCACATCAGGGGGTTTACGCTGATATTCTGGCTGCAGAACATGACAGTGACTGGGGTTATTGCGAAGTGAACCTGATTGGCGGTGAGCAGCAGATTGCCGATCTCAAACAGCAAGATAATCTGTATACCGTTGCAGAAATGTCTGCGGATGCCTGGACTGCAAGAGTCGTGGGCGTGGTGAAAAATGCCCTGCATGCGCAGGTTGATGGTCTGGAAAGCGTACTGGCCGCGATGTGCGAACCGCAGGTTGCGATCGTTTCCCTGACCATCACCGAGAAAGGATATTGCCACTCTCCGGCGACCGGTCAATTGATGTTAGACAACCCAATGATTGCCGCCGATCTGCAAAACCCTACACAACCAAAAACTGCGCCAGGCGTTGTTGTTGAGGCTCTTGCGCGTCGCAAAGGTGCGGGTTTAGGCGCCTTTACCGTGATGTCTTGCGACAACATGCCAGAAAACGGTCATGTGATGCGCAATGTTGTCACTGCGTATGCCCGGGCGGTAGATGCTGATCTGGCTGCGTGGATTGAACAACATGTGACATTCCCTTCAACAATGGTTGACCGCATCGTCCCGGCGGTTACCCAGGATACGCTGGACAAAATTGAACGCATCACCGGCGTTCGCGACCCGGCAGGCGTGGCATGCGAACCGTTCCGTCAGTGGGTTATTGAAGATAACTTTGTCGCCGGTCGCCCTGAATGGGAGAAGGCTGGCGCGGAGCTGGTCGCTGATGTTATTCCGTTTGAAGAGATGAAACTGCGTATGCTTAACGGCAGTCACTCTTTTCTTGCTTATCTTGGCTATCTGGCTGGGTATCAGCACATTAACGACTGTATGGGCGATGAAAACTATCGTCTTGCCGCCCGCGCGCTGATGCTGCAGGAACAAGCGCCAACCCTGAAAGTTAAGGGCGTGGATCTACAGCACTATGCCGATCTGTTAATTGAGCGCTACAGCAACCCGGCACTGCGTCATCGTACCTGGCAGATTGCTATGGATGGCAGTCAAAAATTGCCGCAGCGTATGCTTGATTCCGTTCGCTGGCACATTGTACACGGTAGCTGCTTTGAGTTACTGGCCCTGGGCGTGGCAGGCTGGATGCGCTACGTCGGCGGTGTGGATGAACAGGGCCAGGCGATTGAAATTAGCGATCCACTGTTGCCGGTGATCCAGAATGCAGTGCGTAGCAGTAACGAAGGTGAAGAGCGCGTTCAGGCGCTGCTGGCTATCGATGCTATATTTGGGCGTGAACTGCCGCAGGTTGAACGGTTCAAAAACCAGGTCACACAAGCGTATCTTGCTTTACTGGCAGAAGGGGCGAAGGCAACGGTTGCGAAGTATGCTGCAAAACTGAAGTAA
- a CDS encoding MHS family MFS transporter, whose protein sequence is MNQEKHERSTMDLVRAAVSGWLGTALEFMDFQLYSLGAALVFHEIFFPEQSAAMALILAMGTYGAGYIARIVGAFIFGKMGDSIGRKKVLFITITMMGICTTLIGVLPTYAQIGIFAPVLLVTLRIVQGLGAGAEISGAGTMLAEYAPKGKRGIISSLVAMGTNCGTLSATAIWAVMFFALDREELLAWGWRIPFLASVVVMIFAIWLRMNLKESPVFEKVNDEENASALNNASENTLGAMFTSKSFWLATGLRFGQAGNSGLIQTFLAGYLVQTLLFDKSIPTDALMISSVLGFITIPLLGWLSDKFGRRLPYIILNISAIILAYPMLSIIVDKTYSPGVIMTALIVIHNFAVLGLFALENITMAEMFGARNRFTRMAISKEAGGLVAVGFGPVLAGIFCNMTNSWWPILVMVIAYSLIGLISALLMPEVKDRDLSVLEDAAEVNKAEKVRCSVTQTN, encoded by the coding sequence ATGAACCAAGAAAAGCACGAAAGATCGACGATGGATCTGGTTAGAGCTGCCGTATCCGGATGGTTGGGAACTGCGCTCGAATTTATGGATTTTCAGTTATATTCCTTGGGTGCCGCGCTGGTATTCCATGAGATATTTTTCCCGGAACAGTCTGCCGCGATGGCGCTCATTTTAGCGATGGGTACCTACGGTGCAGGATATATTGCTCGTATCGTCGGAGCATTTATATTTGGCAAAATGGGAGACAGCATTGGCCGTAAAAAGGTGCTGTTTATTACTATCACCATGATGGGGATCTGTACAACTTTAATAGGCGTACTGCCTACGTATGCGCAAATTGGCATCTTTGCCCCCGTATTGCTGGTGACGCTGCGCATCGTGCAAGGGCTTGGCGCAGGGGCTGAGATCTCGGGCGCGGGTACCATGCTTGCTGAATATGCGCCAAAAGGTAAACGCGGGATCATTTCTTCGCTTGTTGCTATGGGGACCAACTGTGGAACCCTTAGCGCAACGGCCATTTGGGCGGTGATGTTCTTCGCTCTTGACCGCGAAGAGCTGTTAGCCTGGGGCTGGCGAATTCCGTTCCTGGCAAGTGTCGTGGTGATGATTTTTGCCATCTGGTTACGTATGAATCTCAAAGAAAGCCCGGTATTTGAGAAAGTTAATGATGAAGAAAATGCGTCGGCATTAAACAATGCTTCGGAAAATACGCTGGGAGCGATGTTTACCAGTAAATCCTTCTGGCTGGCAACCGGTTTACGCTTTGGTCAGGCGGGCAACTCCGGGTTAATCCAAACCTTTCTTGCCGGTTATTTAGTACAGACATTGTTATTTGATAAATCAATACCCACCGATGCCCTAATGATTAGTTCGGTACTTGGATTTATTACCATACCGCTGCTCGGTTGGTTATCTGATAAGTTTGGTCGTCGGTTGCCTTATATTATTCTGAATATTTCAGCAATTATCCTGGCTTATCCGATGCTGTCAATTATCGTGGATAAAACGTATAGCCCGGGCGTTATTATGACGGCACTTATTGTTATTCATAACTTTGCCGTATTGGGATTATTTGCTCTCGAAAATATTACCATGGCGGAAATGTTCGGTGCCCGTAACCGATTCACACGCATGGCGATCTCAAAAGAAGCGGGCGGGTTGGTTGCCGTTGGTTTTGGTCCGGTTCTGGCAGGTATCTTCTGCAACATGACAAATTCCTGGTGGCCAATTCTGGTGATGGTCATCGCCTACTCACTGATTGGTCTGATTTCCGCGTTGCTGATGCCGGAAGTGAAAGACCGCGATCTGAGCGTGCTTGAGGATGCTGCCGAGGTGAATAAAGCCGAGAAGGTTCGTTGCTCGGTGACTCAGACAAACTGA
- a CDS encoding Zn-dependent oxidoreductase encodes MKSIVIEKPNVLNIAERPIPEPSAGEVRVKVKLAGICGSDSHIYRGHNPFAQYPRVIGHEFFGVIDAVGDGVDCSRMGERVSVDPVISCGHCYPCSIGKPNVCTSLVVLGVHRDGGFSEYAVVPAKNAWTIPDAVPDEHAVMVEPFTIAANVTGQINPTENDIALIYGAGPMGLTTVQALKRVYKVKTVVIADRIDERLNMAKQCGADWAINNSRQSLQDFLTEKGLKPTIIVDAACHPSILQEAITLASPAARIVLMGFSSEPCQIVQQGITGKELSIYSSRLNANKFPVVIDWLVNGLIDPNQLITHTFDYHHVTDAIELFEKDQQRCCKVLLTFSE; translated from the coding sequence ATGAAAAGTATTGTGATTGAAAAACCGAATGTGCTGAATATTGCCGAGCGACCGATACCTGAACCCTCAGCCGGCGAGGTCAGGGTAAAGGTGAAACTGGCGGGAATTTGTGGTTCTGACAGCCATATTTATCGCGGACACAATCCATTTGCACAATACCCGCGGGTGATTGGCCACGAGTTTTTTGGCGTAATTGATGCGGTAGGCGACGGCGTGGACTGTTCACGAATGGGTGAGCGCGTGTCTGTTGATCCGGTCATCAGCTGTGGACATTGTTATCCCTGTTCAATTGGTAAACCTAACGTCTGCACGTCATTAGTGGTACTGGGTGTGCATCGCGATGGCGGTTTCAGCGAATACGCCGTGGTACCGGCGAAAAATGCCTGGACTATCCCGGATGCAGTGCCTGATGAACATGCCGTTATGGTGGAGCCTTTTACCATCGCTGCAAACGTGACAGGGCAAATTAACCCAACAGAGAACGATATCGCACTAATTTATGGCGCGGGCCCTATGGGGCTGACCACCGTACAGGCGCTTAAACGTGTCTATAAAGTAAAAACAGTGGTGATTGCCGACAGAATCGATGAACGCCTGAATATGGCAAAGCAGTGCGGTGCAGACTGGGCCATCAATAATAGTCGGCAATCGCTGCAGGATTTTCTGACGGAAAAAGGGCTAAAACCGACCATCATCGTGGATGCGGCTTGTCATCCATCCATTTTACAGGAGGCTATCACGCTGGCATCGCCAGCCGCGCGGATTGTTCTGATGGGTTTCTCCAGTGAACCTTGTCAGATTGTTCAACAAGGCATTACCGGGAAAGAACTTTCAATTTATTCTTCAAGATTAAATGCGAACAAATTCCCGGTTGTTATTGATTGGTTGGTTAACGGACTTATCGATCCTAATCAACTTATTACCCATACTTTTGACTATCACCACGTTACAGACGCAATTGAATTGTTTGAGAAAGATCAGCAGCGCTGCTGCAAAGTTTTACTCACATTCTCTGAATAA
- the rspA gene encoding starvation-sensing protein RspA, with protein sequence MKIVGAEVFVTCPGRNFVTLKITTEDGITGLGDATLNGRELSVASYLKDHVCPQLIGRDAHRIEDIWQFFYKGAYWRRGPVTMSAISAVDMALWDIKAKAANMPLYQLLGGASREGVMVYCHTTGHTVDDVLEDYARHKEMGFKAIRVQCGVPGMKTTYGMSKGKGQAYEPATKGQWPEEQLWSTEKYLDFTPKLFAAVRDKFGFNEHLLHDMHHRLTPIEAARFGKSIEQYRLFWMEDPTPAENQECFRLIRQHTVTPIAVGEVFNSIWDCKQLIEEQLIDYIRTTITHAGGITGMRRIADFASLYQVRTGSHGPSDLSPVCMAAALHFDLWVPNFGVQEYMGYSEQMLEVFPHNWTFDNGYMHPGDKPGLGIEFDEKLAAKYPYDPAYLPVARLEDGTLWNW encoded by the coding sequence ATGAAGATTGTTGGGGCTGAAGTGTTTGTCACCTGTCCGGGGCGTAATTTTGTAACGTTGAAAATTACGACAGAAGATGGCATCACCGGACTGGGAGATGCCACATTAAACGGACGCGAGTTGTCCGTGGCGTCCTATCTGAAAGATCATGTTTGCCCGCAGCTAATTGGCCGGGATGCACACCGAATCGAGGACATCTGGCAGTTCTTCTACAAAGGCGCGTACTGGCGTCGTGGTCCGGTCACCATGTCGGCGATTTCCGCAGTGGATATGGCGCTATGGGACATCAAAGCGAAAGCGGCAAATATGCCATTGTACCAGTTGCTCGGCGGTGCTTCTCGTGAAGGGGTTATGGTCTACTGTCACACCACAGGCCATACCGTTGATGACGTACTCGAAGACTATGCGCGTCATAAAGAGATGGGCTTTAAAGCCATTCGCGTACAGTGTGGCGTACCTGGCATGAAAACCACTTACGGCATGTCTAAAGGAAAAGGACAGGCCTATGAACCGGCCACCAAAGGGCAATGGCCGGAAGAGCAGTTGTGGTCAACGGAGAAATACCTGGATTTCACGCCAAAACTGTTTGCTGCCGTACGCGATAAGTTTGGTTTCAACGAACATCTTCTGCACGATATGCACCACCGTCTGACGCCTATTGAAGCGGCCCGTTTCGGCAAAAGCATTGAACAATACCGTCTGTTCTGGATGGAAGACCCAACCCCGGCTGAAAACCAGGAGTGCTTCCGCCTGATCCGCCAGCATACGGTCACTCCGATTGCGGTAGGGGAAGTGTTCAACAGTATCTGGGACTGTAAACAGCTGATTGAAGAACAACTGATCGACTATATCCGTACCACCATCACCCATGCGGGTGGTATCACCGGTATGCGCCGGATTGCCGATTTCGCCTCGCTGTATCAGGTACGTACCGGTTCACATGGGCCTTCCGATTTGTCACCAGTATGCATGGCCGCCGCGCTGCACTTTGATCTGTGGGTGCCGAACTTTGGCGTACAGGAATATATGGGATATTCCGAGCAGATGCTGGAAGTGTTCCCACATAACTGGACCTTTGATAACGGCTATATGCACCCAGGAGACAAACCCGGTCTTGGGATCGAGTTTGACGAAAAACTGGCGGCGAAATATCCGTATGATCCTGCGTATCTGCCCGTTGCTCGCCTGGAAGATGGCACATTGTGGAACTGGTAA
- a CDS encoding YnfA family protein: MLKTTLLFFVTALCEIIGCFLPWLWLKRGATAWLLIPAGVSLALFVWLLTLHPAASGRVYAAYGGVYVVTALLWLRIVDGVKLSLYDWSGAVVALCGMLIIVAGWGRA, encoded by the coding sequence ATGCTTAAGACTACTTTGCTTTTTTTCGTCACCGCATTATGCGAAATCATTGGCTGCTTTTTACCCTGGCTCTGGCTTAAGCGAGGGGCTACGGCCTGGCTACTGATACCCGCCGGGGTGTCACTGGCGTTATTCGTCTGGTTGCTGACGCTGCATCCGGCAGCAAGCGGACGTGTTTATGCAGCCTATGGCGGGGTGTACGTGGTGACCGCGCTGCTATGGCTACGCATTGTCGATGGCGTAAAATTGAGCCTGTATGACTGGTCAGGCGCGGTGGTGGCGCTGTGCGGCATGCTGATCATTGTGGCTGGATGGGGGCGCGCATAG
- a CDS encoding DUF1283 family protein, translating to MKITLTKRLCLTAMLTLAAAVYTSSAFAETSKLIIESGDSAQSRQQAAMEKEQWNDTRQLRQKVNKRVEKEWDKTDAAFDSRDKCEQSANINAYWEPNTLRCLDRRTGRTVAP from the coding sequence ATGAAAATTACACTGACCAAACGCCTGTGCCTGACGGCTATGCTGACGCTGGCTGCGGCTGTGTACACCTCTTCCGCATTCGCTGAAACCAGTAAACTGATCATTGAATCCGGAGACAGTGCGCAAAGTCGTCAACAGGCAGCAATGGAAAAGGAACAATGGAACGATACGCGTCAGCTACGCCAGAAAGTTAATAAACGTGTAGAGAAAGAGTGGGACAAAACCGACGCGGCGTTCGATAGCCGTGATAAGTGCGAACAGAGCGCTAATATTAATGCGTACTGGGAACCCAACACCCTGCGCTGCCTTGACCGCCGTACTGGCCGCACCGTTGCCCCATAA
- the speG gene encoding spermidine N1-acetyltransferase, which produces MTSALSVKLRPLEREDLRFVHQLDNNASVMRYWFEEPYEAFVELSDLYDKHIHDQSERRFVVECDGEKAGLVELVEINHVHRRAEFQIIISPDYQGKGLATRAAKLAMDYGFTVLNLYKLYLIVDKENEKAIHIYRKLGFMVEGELIHEFFINGQYRNTIRMCIFQQQYLAEHKTSGPNLLQPTAQ; this is translated from the coding sequence ATGACTAGCGCCCTCAGTGTTAAGTTGCGCCCGCTGGAGCGTGAAGATTTACGATTCGTCCATCAGCTTGATAATAACGCCAGCGTAATGCGTTACTGGTTTGAAGAACCTTACGAAGCGTTTGTTGAGCTGTCAGACCTGTACGACAAGCATATTCACGACCAAAGCGAACGTCGCTTCGTGGTGGAGTGTGACGGTGAAAAAGCCGGTCTGGTGGAGCTGGTTGAAATTAACCATGTGCACCGTCGGGCCGAATTCCAGATCATTATTTCGCCTGACTATCAGGGCAAAGGTCTGGCAACGCGCGCGGCAAAGCTGGCAATGGATTACGGCTTTACCGTACTCAACTTATATAAGCTGTATCTGATCGTTGATAAAGAGAACGAAAAAGCCATCCATATCTATCGTAAACTCGGCTTTATGGTCGAAGGTGAGCTGATTCATGAATTCTTTATCAACGGCCAATACCGCAACACTATCCGCATGTGCATCTTCCAGCAGCAGTATCTGGCAGAACATAAAACGTCAGGTCCTAACCTGTTGCAACCTACCGCTCAGTAA
- a CDS encoding YnfC family lipoprotein, translating to MKKQTLLGFLCVVLVGCDNAKGLDSFTPEMASFSNEFDFDPLRGPVKDFSQTLLNDKGEVTKRVVGTLSQEGCFDTLELHDIENNTGMALVLDANYYRDAETLEKRIRLQGKCQLAELPAAGVVWDTDDNGFVVSATGKEMKVKYRYDAEGYPLGKTTVNKDNTLQVDAKPSVDPLKKLDYTAVSLLNDHPLGNVKQTCKYDDYANPVNCRLVIVDESVKPAVEHHYSIENTIDYY from the coding sequence GTGAAGAAACAGACCCTGTTAGGATTCCTGTGTGTCGTACTGGTCGGGTGTGATAACGCCAAAGGCCTGGATTCCTTTACGCCGGAAATGGCCAGTTTTTCCAATGAATTTGATTTCGATCCTCTGCGCGGGCCGGTAAAAGATTTCAGCCAGACGCTGCTTAATGACAAAGGTGAAGTCACCAAACGCGTTGTCGGTACGCTCTCACAGGAAGGGTGCTTCGATACGCTTGAGTTGCATGATATCGAAAACAATACCGGTATGGCGCTGGTCCTGGATGCTAACTATTATCGGGATGCCGAAACGCTGGAAAAACGGATCCGCTTACAGGGTAAATGCCAGTTAGCAGAGCTGCCTGCGGCGGGTGTGGTGTGGGATACCGACGATAACGGTTTCGTTGTTTCTGCCACGGGAAAAGAGATGAAAGTGAAATATCGCTATGATGCGGAAGGCTACCCGTTGGGCAAAACAACCGTCAATAAGGACAATACCTTGCAGGTTGATGCCAAACCATCGGTCGACCCGTTGAAGAAACTGGATTACACCGCAGTGAGCCTGCTCAACGATCATCCGTTAGGTAATGTCAAACAAACGTGCAAGTACGATGACTATGCTAATCCTGTCAACTGCCGGCTCGTTATCGTTGACGAGAGCGTTAAGCCGGCAGTTGAACATCATTACTCAATTGAAAACACTATCGATTACTACTAA
- a CDS encoding DUF1161 domain-containing protein — MMKYITGIAALLLVVASPQVLAAPASCERVKSDIEQRIINNGVAESSFTLNIVPNDQADQPDSLVVGHCANDTHKILYTRTNSGNAPANRTPAQDGHVAEPQ, encoded by the coding sequence ATGATGAAATACATAACAGGAATTGCCGCGCTCTTACTGGTAGTCGCGTCCCCGCAGGTTCTGGCGGCACCGGCGTCATGTGAACGCGTGAAAAGCGATATCGAACAGCGCATCATTAATAACGGCGTGGCAGAATCCAGCTTTACGCTGAACATTGTCCCCAACGATCAGGCCGATCAGCCTGATTCACTGGTCGTGGGCCATTGTGCAAACGACACACATAAAATTCTCTATACCCGTACCAACAGTGGCAACGCCCCTGCCAATAGAACCCCAGCACAGGATGGACACGTCGCCGAACCGCAATAA